A single genomic interval of Cucumis sativus cultivar 9930 chromosome 5, Cucumber_9930_V3, whole genome shotgun sequence harbors:
- the LOC101213306 gene encoding ATP-dependent zinc metalloprotease FTSH 6, chloroplastic, whose amino-acid sequence MSSTIYLSPSLSPVCKLHDHSRKTHHSKTSNKENPCPKIPLNAQISKRNLLSSTGLTLPADAFFNDSGLARAEPESPIESASSRLSYSRFLQYLDEGAVKKVDVFENGTVAIAEIYNPVLDKIQRVKIQLPGLPKELIRKMEEKNVDFAAHPMEINWGPAILDLLGNFGFPLLLLGSLLLRSSSSNSPGGPNLPFGLGRSKAKFQMEPNTGVTFDDVAGVDEAKQDFQEIVEFLKTPEKFSAVGARIPKGVLLVGPPGTGKTLLARAIAGEAGVPFFSLSGSEFIEMFVGVGASRVRDLFNKAKANSPCLVFIDEIDAVGRMRGTGIGGGNDEREQTLNQLLTEMDGFTGNSGVIVIAATNRPEILDSALLRPGRFDRQVTVGLPDVRGREEILKVHSNNKKLDSNILLSVIAMRTPGFSGADLANLMNEAAILAGRRGKDKITLKEIDDSIDRIVAGMEGTTMTDGKSKILVAYHEIGHAVCATLTEGHDQVQKVTLIPRGQARGLTWFLPGEDPTLVSKKQLFARIVGGLGGRAAEDVIFGEPEITTGAAGDLLQVTQIARQMVTTLGMSEIGPWTLIDPAVQSSDVVMRMLARNSMSEKLAEDIDSSVRNTIAKAYEIAKTHIRNNREAIDKLVDVLLEKETISGDEFRSILSEFTNIPSDNGIQTSSSIPQLVKA is encoded by the exons ATGTCTTCTACCATATATTtgtctccctctctctctcctgTCTGCAAGCTTCATGATCATTCAAGGAAGACCCATCACTCCAAAACATCTAACAAAGAAAACCCATGTCCTAAAATTCCTTTAAACGCTCAAATCAGTAAGAGAAATCTGTTGAGCTCCACTGGTCTTACTCTTCCAGCTGATGCCTTCTTCAATGACTCTGGTTTGGCAAGGGCAGAGCCTGAGAGTCCTATTGAATCGGCTTCGAGTCGATTGTCGTACTCGAGATTCTTGCAGTATTTGGATGAGGGGGCAGTGAAGAAGGTTGATGTTTTTGAGAATGGTACTGTTGCCATTGCTGAGATTTATAATCCTGTGTTGGATAAGATTCAGAGGGTTAAGATTCAGTTGCCTGGGTTGCCAAAGGAGTTGATAAGAAAGATGGAGGAAAAGAATGTGGATTTTGCAGCTCATCCTATGGAGATCAATTGGGGGCCTGCAATTCTTGATTTGTTAGGAAATTTTGGTTTTCCATTGTTGTTGCTTGGCTCATTGCTGCTTcgatcatcttcttcaaactCTCCTGGAGGACCCAACTTGCCATTTGGACTTGGAAG GAGCAAGGCCAAATTCCAGATGGAACCCAACACAGGAGTTACATTTGATGATGTAGCTGGGGTTGATGAAGCAAAGCAAGATTTCCAAGAGATTGTGGAGTTTTTGAAAACTCCAGAGAAGTTCTCAGCAGTTGGAGCAAGAATACCAAAAGGGGTTCTCTTAGTTGGGCCACCAGGAACAGGAAAGACTTTGTTGGCCAGAGCCATTGCAGGGGAAGCTGGAgttcctttcttctctctctctggTTCTGAGTTCATAGAGATGTTCGTTGGGGTTGGGGCCTCAAGAGTGAGAGATTTATTCAACAAAGCAAAAGCCAATTCCCCATGCTTAGTTTTCATTGATGAGATTGATGCTGTTGGTAGAATGAGAGGCACAGGCATTGGTGGAGGAAACGATGAAAGAGAGCAGACACTGAATCAGTTGCTCACTGAAATGGATGGTTTTACTGGTAACAGCGGTGTGATCGTCATCGCTGCTACAAACCGCCCTGAAATCCTTGATTCTGCTTTGCTTCGGCCGGGGAGGTTTGATAGACAA GTTACTGTGGGGTTGCCAGACGtgagaggaagagaagaaatccTGAAGGTCCACAGCAACAACAAGAAGCTGGACAGCAACATATTACTCAGCGTCATTGCAATGAGAACGCCAGGCTTCAGTGGAGCCGATCTAGCCAACCTAATGAACGAAGCTGCAATTTTAGCAGGAAGAAGAGGGAAAGACAAAATCACACTAAAAGAGATCGATGATTCGATCGACAGAATTGTGGCTGGGATGGAAGGGACCACAATGACGGATGGGAAGAGCAAAATTTTAGTGGCTTACCATGAAATTGGTCATGCAGTATGCGC GACCTTGACAGAAGGTCATGATCAAGTACAGAAAGTAACTCTAATTCCAAGAGGACAAGCAAGAGGACTAACATGGTTCTTGCCTGGAGAAGACCCAACTCTTGTTTCCAAGAAGCAATTATTTGCTCGAATAGTTGGTGGACTTGGAGGCAGAGCAGCTGAGGATGTGATCTTCGGGGAGCCGGAGATCACCACCGGTGCTGCTGGAGATCTATTACAAGTCACTCAAATTGCTAGACAG ATGGTAACAACGCTTGGGATGTCAGAGATAGGGCCATGGACATTGATAGATCCAGCAGTACAGAGCAGTGATGTAGTGATGAGAATGCTAGCTCGAAACTCCATGTCGGAGAAGTTAGCAGAAGACATAGATTCATCGGTACGAAATACAATAGCAAAGGCGTACGAGATTGCAAAAA
- the LOC101214029 gene encoding protein NUCLEAR FUSION DEFECTIVE 6, chloroplastic/mitochondrial isoform X2 has translation MASFAARSIFRSSSAKAATLLSAGARAAPASSPFRIASKRPFSHCSFRLPIELSFCVESMLPFHSATSSALMTSMLSVSPHSFGWLSEVFNDDV, from the exons ATGGCTTCCTTTGCCGCCAGGTCCATTTTTCGATCCTCCTCCGCCAAGGCTGCCACTCTTCTCAGCGCCGGAGCCAGAGCTGCTCCGGCTTCTTCACCATTTCGCATTGCTTCCAAACGACCTTTCTCTCACTGCTCTTTTAG GCTTCCGATTGAACTGAGCTTCTGCGTCGAGTCCATGCTTCCCTTCCATTCTGCAACTTCTTCGGCATTAATGACTTCGATGCTTTCTGTTTCTCCCCATAGCTTTGGTTGGCTTTCAGAAG TGTTCAATGATGATGTGTGA
- the LOC101214029 gene encoding protein NUCLEAR FUSION DEFECTIVE 6, chloroplastic/mitochondrial isoform X1 gives MASFAARSIFRSSSAKAATLLSAGARAAPASSPFRIASKRPFSHCSFRLPIELSFCVESMLPFHSATSSALMTSMLSVSPHSFGWLSEVSGLQTS, from the exons ATGGCTTCCTTTGCCGCCAGGTCCATTTTTCGATCCTCCTCCGCCAAGGCTGCCACTCTTCTCAGCGCCGGAGCCAGAGCTGCTCCGGCTTCTTCACCATTTCGCATTGCTTCCAAACGACCTTTCTCTCACTGCTCTTTTAG GCTTCCGATTGAACTGAGCTTCTGCGTCGAGTCCATGCTTCCCTTCCATTCTGCAACTTCTTCGGCATTAATGACTTCGATGCTTTCTGTTTCTCCCCATAGCTTTGGTTGGCTTTCAGAAG TGTCTGGCTTGCAAACTTCATGA